From Stigmatopora nigra isolate UIUO_SnigA chromosome 17, RoL_Snig_1.1, whole genome shotgun sequence, a single genomic window includes:
- the btf3 gene encoding transcription factor BTF3 — MRETIMNQEKLAKLQAQVRIGGKGSARRKKKVVHRTATADDKKLQFSLKKLGVNNISGIEEVNMFTNQGTVIHFNNPKVQASLAANTFTVTGHAETKQLTEMLPGILNQLGADSLTSLRRLAEALPKQAPDGKAPIATVEEEDDEVPDLVENFDEASKDEAN, encoded by the exons atGAGAGAAACGATAATGAATCAAGAGAAATTAGCAAAGTTGCAGGCGCAGGTCCGCATTGGAGGAAAG GGTAGTGCTCGGCGAAAGAAGAAGGTGGTGCACCGAACGGCCACGGCAGATGACAAGAAACTGCAGTTTTCTCTGAAGAAGCTTGGCGTCAACAACATTTCCGGCATTGAGGAG GTTAACATGTTCACCAATCAAGGCACGGTGATCCACTTCAACAACCCCAAAGTGCAAGCATCACTGGCCGCCAACACCTTCACCGTGACAGGCCACGCCGAGACGAAGCAGCTCACGGAAATGCTGCCGGGCATCCTCAACCAGCTTGGCGCCGACAGCCTCACGAGCCTCAGGAGACTGGCCGAGGCGCTTCCCAAACAAG ctcCAGATGGTAAAGCGCCAATCGCCACCGTTGAAGAGGAGGATGACGAAGTTCCAG ATTTGGTGGAGAACTTTGACGAGGCGTCTAAAGACGAAGCAAACTAG